GTGATCGTGCTCAGCGCCTACGGTGCGGGCCTGCGTCTGAATCCCACGCAGTCCATGCCCGTGGGCGTGTACCGGCTGGAGCCGGGCCGTCTGCGGCATGGCGACTGCGTGAGCTTTTCCCTGACCGGTCCCTATCGCCGCATTGCCCGCGAACGCGGCTATCTCGGCACGTATCCCCGGCCCCTGCTCAAGCGCATCGCCGCCCTGCCCGGAGACCGGATTCTGGTCACGAACCACGGCGTGATCGTGAACGGCCGCATTGTCCCGGATTCCCGGCCTCGCCCGACCGATCGCATGGGCAGGCCGCTTCCCGTTTTTCCCGCGCCCCCGACCGTGCCGCAGGGCAAGGCCCTTGTGCTGTCCGACCATCCGGACGGATTCGACGGGCGCTATTTCGGTCTGGTGGACATGGCCCGCCTGAAGCGGGCCGTGCCTGTGTTCATCTTCAGCAAGGAGAATTGCGATGACTGAGGCAATCGACCTGAGCGGTACCGGCTACATGGACTATCTGGTCGCGGCAGCCCGGCAGATCGACCGCGATCTGTCCGAGGTTCCGAACGCCGCCATCGAGGTGGATCCGGACGTGGCCGAGTTCATGGGCGCGTTTCCCGAAGACGCGCTCACCGAGGAAGAGGCTCTGGAAGCGTCTCTGGACGAGTTTCCGGAAGACGACATGCAGCTCGAATTCTAGGAGGCGGTCATGACAAGGGAACGCAAACCGTTTCACGAGCAGTTCGCGGAACAGATCATCGATCAGCTCAGACAGGGCACGGCCCCGTGGATCAGGCCGTGGGAGCCGGGCGAGTATCATCCGCCGTTCAATCCCGTGTCCGGCACGGTGTATCGCGGCATCAACCACGTCATGCTCGGCAGCGAGGACTATGCCGATCCCCGTTTCCTGACGCTTCGGCAGGCCAATGCCAACGGCTGGAGGATCAGGAAGGGCTCCAAGTCCCGGCCCGTTGTCTACTGGCAGTTTTCCAGGGATGTGCCCGCGCAGGACGACAAGGGCAGCCCGGTTCTGGACGAGGACGGGAATCGGCAAATGCAGTCCGTCCGGTTGAACCGGCCCATGATTCGGTTTTCTCGGGTCTTTCATGCTGCGGACGTGGAGGGCATCCCGCCATGGGACGGCCGCGACATCAGCTGGAATCCCGATGAACGGGCCGAGGCCATCCTGAAGAATTCCGGC
Above is a window of Pseudodesulfovibrio tunisiensis DNA encoding:
- the traF gene encoding conjugative transfer signal peptidase TraF — encoded protein: MRFVLNLLIPILTLTVIVLSAYGAGLRLNPTQSMPVGVYRLEPGRLRHGDCVSFSLTGPYRRIARERGYLGTYPRPLLKRIAALPGDRILVTNHGVIVNGRIVPDSRPRPTDRMGRPLPVFPAPPTVPQGKALVLSDHPDGFDGRYFGLVDMARLKRAVPVFIFSKENCDD